In Anabaena sphaerica FACHB-251, a genomic segment contains:
- a CDS encoding DegT/DnrJ/EryC1/StrS family aminotransferase: MTIKVPFVDLNLQHQPMQSQLLVAIEDVLTKGDFILGQAVSNFEAAFAAASGTEYGIGVASGTDAIALGLQACNIGAGDEVILPANTFVATLIGVVSAGATPILVDCDPQTALIDLEAAAKAITPQTKAIIPVHLYGQMVSPSQLLDFANTYKVLIFEDAAQAHLAEREGYIAGSVGIAAAFSFYPSKNLGAFGDGGMLLTRDSEVAAKMRRLRNYGSSQKYVHIEPGTNSRLDTLQAAVLHQKLPYLSQWNSERLAIAQRYDIELAPLASAGMIPMQNQSGTGHIYHLYVIKIDDSCPIKRQQIQEKLTAAGIQTGIHYPIPCHLQPAFSYLGYQQGDFPQSEQLSQQILSLPMYPGLNNSQITEVITAITSIVKSAKT, encoded by the coding sequence ATGACTATTAAAGTTCCTTTTGTAGACCTGAATTTACAACATCAGCCAATGCAATCTCAATTGCTTGTTGCAATTGAAGATGTATTGACAAAGGGAGATTTTATTTTAGGGCAAGCTGTATCAAATTTTGAGGCAGCCTTTGCAGCCGCATCGGGTACAGAGTACGGAATTGGTGTCGCATCTGGAACTGATGCGATCGCTCTTGGTTTGCAAGCTTGTAACATCGGTGCTGGTGATGAAGTCATTTTACCAGCTAATACCTTTGTAGCCACACTCATCGGTGTAGTCAGTGCTGGAGCTACACCAATTTTAGTAGATTGTGACCCCCAAACAGCCTTAATTGACTTGGAAGCCGCTGCTAAAGCCATTACTCCCCAAACCAAAGCCATTATTCCCGTACATCTCTATGGACAAATGGTATCTCCGAGTCAATTATTAGACTTTGCCAATACTTATAAAGTTTTAATCTTTGAGGATGCAGCCCAAGCACATCTAGCAGAACGGGAAGGATATATAGCCGGTTCGGTAGGTATCGCAGCAGCATTTAGTTTCTATCCCAGTAAGAATTTAGGGGCTTTTGGGGATGGAGGAATGCTGCTGACGCGAGATTCAGAAGTCGCGGCAAAAATGCGACGCTTGCGGAATTATGGCTCATCTCAAAAGTATGTGCATATCGAACCAGGAACTAATAGCCGCTTAGATACCTTGCAAGCAGCAGTTTTACACCAAAAATTACCATATTTATCTCAGTGGAACAGCGAGCGCCTGGCCATTGCTCAGAGGTATGATATAGAACTAGCACCCTTAGCCTCTGCTGGTATGATTCCTATGCAAAACCAAAGCGGTACAGGACACATATATCATCTTTATGTCATCAAAATTGATGATTCTTGTCCCATCAAACGTCAACAAATACAAGAAAAATTGACCGCAGCAGGAATTCAAACCGGCATTCATTACCCAATTCCCTGCCATCTTCAGCCCGCATTTAGTTATTTAGGTTATCAACAAGGAGACTTCCCTCAATCAGAACAACTATCTCAACAAATATTATCCTTGCCCATGTACCCCGGCTTGAACAATAGTCAAATCACAGAAGTTATAACTGCTATTACTTCAATTGTGAAATCTGCCAAAACCTAA
- the psbA gene encoding photosystem II q(b) protein, translating to MTTAIQQRQSANVWDRFCEFITSTNNRIYIGWFGVLMIPTLLAATTCFIVAFIAAPPVDIDGIREPVAGSLIYGNNIISGAVVPSSNAIGLHFYPIWEAASLDEWLYNGGPYQLVIFHFLIGVACYLGREWELSYRLGMRPWICVAFSAPVAAATAVFLIYPIGQGSFSDGMPLGISGTFNFMIVFQAEHNILMHPFHMLGVAGVFGGSLFSAMHGSLVTSSLVRETTETESQNYGYKFGQEEETYNIVAAHGYFGRLIFQYASFNNSRSLHFFLAAWPVVGIWFTALGVSTMAFNLNGFNFNQSIIDSQGRVIGTWADVINRANLGMEVMHERNAHNFPLDLAAGEVAPVALTAPAING from the coding sequence ATGACCACAGCCATTCAACAGCGCCAAAGCGCCAACGTATGGGATCGCTTTTGCGAATTCATCACCAGCACTAATAACCGTATCTACATCGGTTGGTTCGGTGTATTGATGATCCCCACTCTGTTAGCTGCTACCACCTGCTTCATCGTTGCATTCATTGCAGCACCTCCCGTTGACATCGACGGTATCCGTGAACCCGTTGCAGGTTCTTTAATCTACGGAAACAACATCATCTCTGGTGCAGTTGTTCCTTCCTCTAACGCTATCGGTTTACACTTCTACCCAATTTGGGAAGCAGCTTCCTTAGATGAGTGGTTGTACAACGGTGGTCCTTACCAATTGGTAATTTTCCACTTCTTAATCGGTGTAGCTTGCTACCTCGGTCGTGAATGGGAACTTTCCTACCGCTTAGGTATGCGTCCTTGGATTTGTGTAGCATTCTCCGCTCCTGTAGCTGCTGCTACCGCAGTATTCTTAATCTACCCAATCGGTCAAGGTTCATTCTCTGATGGTATGCCTTTGGGTATCTCTGGAACATTCAACTTCATGATTGTGTTCCAAGCTGAACACAACATCTTGATGCACCCCTTCCATATGTTAGGTGTAGCTGGTGTATTCGGTGGTTCCTTGTTCTCTGCAATGCACGGTTCTTTGGTAACTTCCTCTTTGGTTCGTGAAACAACCGAAACCGAGTCTCAAAACTACGGTTACAAATTCGGTCAAGAAGAAGAAACCTACAACATCGTTGCTGCTCACGGTTACTTCGGTCGCTTGATTTTCCAATACGCTTCCTTCAACAACAGCCGTTCACTTCACTTCTTCCTCGCTGCTTGGCCAGTAGTTGGAATCTGGTTCACCGCTTTGGGTGTCAGCACAATGGCTTTCAACTTGAACGGTTTCAACTTCAACCAATCCATCATTGATTCTCAAGGTCGCGTCATCGGTACATGGGCTGACGTAATCAACCGCGCTAACCTGGGTATGGAAGTAATGCACGAGCGTAACGCTCACAACTTCCCCTTAGACTTAGCTGCTGGTGAAGTTGCTCCTGTTGCTTTGACTGCTCCTGCAATCAACGGTTAA
- a CDS encoding GumC family protein — MTPPIVKKYLIAFEKYKWIGIASFGLVVAGSTVVAIQPEPQASYLVEGTLTYSGPPISFSKTAFDILQQGKELTEQVLLSDQVITEVADKVKVKPKTIASKVNIKLPSKNKSGNFESPFILVYYQDTDANRGRDVLGELMKVMVRLSSDINSGRLKAIITKINDLLPQAKRELQAAENKLEQYDRQERPALLAAESGSLLSGISASQNQQRAIQLTISGIDAQLRSLEDKLGLTVGQAYVSSALSADPIIGNLRSQIYQVESQIAVLRKDLRPEHPTMIQLQRQKEASEELLQQRAAEVLGGGGMAAPLRGNVMGIRTQSSLDPTRQALANQMVGLQTQRETLEQQFKQQIQQEAQLRRESALIPNKQLERSRLEQAVGLKKAIYDQMQAKLIDAKAAEAETVGSLSIAKPPVPMPVPTKPKSVPLTLAIGGFLGAVIGGGVIFLLGSLEGTFKTKEDIRDSLKQRDVLLLGELPLMPVDDLEPEDLPVLLSPDSPYLEFYEKFRSNLRRIGGNKIKVILITSVSSQEGKTVSAYNLGIASALAGKRTLIIETDLRSPSRASSLNVVPDSYVHIEPLHYYSNLSDCIRLVPDVENLYIIPSIGLVRQSAAVMESNEMRRLIQDARERYDLVILDTNPLSTSNDPLLIQPYSDGIVLVARPNYTQENMLAEAIDQLVEAELGLLGAIINGADIRVSIPEPIEPLLPPEPELELEVMQQKEDISTIAGKN; from the coding sequence ATGACACCACCAATTGTTAAAAAATATCTTATTGCTTTTGAAAAATATAAATGGATTGGAATAGCTAGTTTTGGTTTAGTAGTAGCTGGTTCAACAGTAGTAGCTATACAACCAGAACCACAAGCGAGCTATTTAGTAGAAGGTACTTTGACCTACAGTGGTCCGCCGATTTCTTTCTCGAAAACAGCTTTTGATATTCTGCAACAGGGTAAAGAATTAACAGAACAAGTTTTGCTATCAGACCAGGTTATTACTGAAGTAGCAGACAAAGTAAAAGTAAAACCAAAAACTATTGCTTCAAAGGTGAATATTAAACTGCCAAGTAAAAACAAATCAGGAAATTTTGAAAGTCCATTTATTCTAGTTTACTATCAAGATACTGATGCCAACAGAGGCAGAGATGTATTGGGTGAATTAATGAAAGTCATGGTTCGCTTAAGCAGCGACATTAATAGTGGGCGATTAAAGGCTATTATTACAAAAATTAACGATCTCTTACCACAAGCCAAGCGAGAACTCCAAGCTGCTGAAAATAAACTAGAACAATATGATCGTCAGGAGAGACCAGCCCTTTTGGCAGCAGAAAGTGGTAGTTTACTCAGTGGAATTAGTGCAAGTCAAAATCAACAAAGAGCAATTCAACTGACTATTTCTGGGATTGATGCTCAACTACGTTCTTTAGAAGATAAGTTGGGGTTAACCGTTGGTCAGGCTTACGTGTCTTCGGCTTTGAGTGCTGACCCTATTATTGGTAATTTGCGATCGCAAATCTATCAAGTGGAGTCACAAATAGCCGTACTCCGTAAAGACTTGCGGCCTGAACACCCGACAATGATTCAATTACAGCGCCAGAAAGAAGCCTCTGAAGAATTGCTACAACAACGTGCTGCTGAGGTGTTAGGTGGTGGTGGTATGGCGGCTCCCTTACGGGGTAATGTGATGGGTATTCGCACCCAAAGTAGCTTAGATCCCACGCGACAAGCATTAGCTAATCAAATGGTGGGTTTGCAAACTCAACGAGAAACCCTGGAACAACAATTCAAACAACAAATTCAACAGGAAGCGCAATTACGTCGAGAATCTGCTCTCATCCCAAATAAGCAGTTAGAGCGATCGCGTTTGGAACAAGCTGTAGGACTCAAAAAAGCTATATATGATCAAATGCAAGCAAAGCTAATAGATGCGAAAGCGGCAGAAGCAGAAACTGTAGGTAGTCTCAGCATTGCTAAACCACCAGTACCCATGCCTGTGCCTACCAAACCCAAGAGTGTCCCTCTTACCTTGGCTATCGGTGGTTTCTTGGGTGCTGTGATTGGTGGTGGTGTGATATTTTTATTGGGTTCACTGGAAGGCACTTTCAAAACCAAGGAGGATATTCGCGACAGTCTCAAGCAACGGGATGTGCTACTGTTGGGAGAATTGCCTTTGATGCCAGTGGATGATTTAGAACCTGAAGATTTACCAGTCCTACTTTCCCCAGATTCTCCTTATTTAGAGTTTTATGAAAAGTTTCGCAGTAATTTGCGCCGAATTGGTGGCAACAAAATTAAGGTAATATTAATTACTAGCGTCAGTAGCCAAGAAGGTAAGACGGTGAGTGCTTATAACTTGGGTATAGCTTCCGCACTAGCTGGCAAAAGAACTTTAATTATAGAAACAGATTTGCGATCGCCCTCCCGCGCTTCATCTCTGAATGTTGTTCCTGACTCCTATGTCCATATTGAACCCCTGCACTATTATTCCAATTTGAGCGACTGTATTCGCTTAGTTCCTGATGTAGAAAATCTATACATTATTCCCAGCATCGGTCTTGTGCGTCAATCTGCGGCTGTCATGGAATCAAATGAAATGCGCCGCTTGATACAAGATGCCCGTGAACGTTATGATTTAGTAATTTTAGACACTAATCCTCTCAGCACTTCCAATGACCCGTTGTTAATCCAACCCTATAGTGATGGGATAGTGCTGGTAGCGCGACCTAACTATACACAAGAAAATATGCTCGCTGAGGCCATTGATCAATTAGTAGAAGCTGAGTTAGGACTGTTAGGCGCTATTATTAATGGTGCTGATATCCGAGTTTCTATACCTGAACCAATAGAACCATTACTTCCTCCTGAGCCAGAGCTAGAATTGGAAGTGATGCAGCAAAAAGAAGATATATCCACTATTGCGGGCAAAAATTAG
- a CDS encoding cyanoexosortase B system-associated protein gives MISLSKFFKEQQWSQVAVLILLLLLLGVGTVPGYLTGKWQWKQPPPVHQLQKLKNLRQGGLSIPGWQTREQSETPVGGNKWSLQILQQKDSSVESILLLLPQNGPRDQPEVEWTDIEGWGKSRWGKWDIAQYRAAEFIVKPASRSDSHAATKVKARFFRATTQQQTFAVLQWYAMPDGGTLSPVNWFIADQLAQWQKKRVPWVAVSILIPMESFGQVETSWTTLESLGKKVQAALMAVIM, from the coding sequence ATGATTTCCTTATCCAAATTCTTCAAGGAACAGCAATGGAGTCAGGTAGCAGTGCTAATATTACTGCTACTACTGTTAGGAGTGGGAACAGTTCCTGGATATCTAACAGGAAAGTGGCAATGGAAGCAACCACCACCAGTTCATCAACTCCAGAAATTGAAAAATCTCCGTCAAGGGGGATTAAGTATACCAGGGTGGCAAACTAGGGAACAGTCAGAAACACCAGTTGGCGGAAATAAGTGGTCTTTGCAAATACTCCAGCAAAAAGATTCATCTGTTGAATCCATACTGCTGTTGCTACCACAAAATGGACCTAGAGACCAACCAGAAGTGGAGTGGACAGATATTGAGGGTTGGGGCAAATCTCGCTGGGGAAAATGGGATATAGCTCAATATCGTGCTGCGGAATTTATTGTTAAACCAGCCTCTAGATCAGATTCTCATGCGGCTACAAAAGTCAAGGCTAGATTTTTTCGGGCTACGACACAACAACAAACTTTTGCTGTTTTACAATGGTACGCGATGCCCGATGGTGGTACTTTATCACCTGTTAACTGGTTTATAGCAGACCAATTGGCACAATGGCAAAAAAAGCGTGTTCCTTGGGTGGCTGTAAGCATTTTGATACCAATGGAATCTTTTGGACAGGTGGAAACATCCTGGACTACACTTGAGTCTCTGGGTAAAAAAGTCCAAGCCGCATTGATGGCAGTAATTATGTAA
- the cofG gene encoding 7,8-didemethyl-8-hydroxy-5-deazariboflavin synthase subunit CofG — protein MSLSRQNIVTYSPAYTLVPTYECFNRCTYCNFRTDPGKSPWLTVAEAKSILQQLQNQNVCEILILSGEVHPLSSRREAWFQLIYDLCALALSMGFLPHTNAGILSFAEMEKLKNVNVSMGLMLEQLTPKLLNTVHRHAPSKLPEVRLQQLQWAGELQIPFTTGLLLGIGETEDDWWQTLAAISDLHQRYHHIQEVILQPHSPGSQQTFDAEPFNPHQLPEVIAKAREILPADITIQIPPNLVKDENWLLACLDAGARDLGGIGPKDEVNPDYPHLQEQRLRKILHPAGWELVPRLPVYPQFQRNR, from the coding sequence ATGTCTCTATCTCGTCAAAATATTGTCACCTACAGCCCTGCTTATACTCTCGTCCCCACTTACGAATGCTTTAATAGGTGTACTTATTGCAATTTTCGGACAGACCCTGGTAAAAGCCCTTGGTTGACTGTTGCGGAAGCTAAGAGTATTTTGCAACAACTTCAAAATCAAAATGTCTGTGAAATCCTCATCCTTAGCGGTGAAGTTCATCCTCTATCATCGAGGCGTGAGGCTTGGTTTCAGCTTATTTATGATTTATGTGCTTTAGCTTTGTCAATGGGATTTTTACCCCATACTAATGCTGGAATACTGAGTTTTGCAGAAATGGAAAAGCTGAAAAATGTCAATGTTTCAATGGGGTTGATGTTGGAACAGTTGACACCCAAGTTGTTAAATACTGTCCATCGTCATGCACCGAGTAAGTTACCTGAAGTGCGTTTACAACAGTTGCAATGGGCGGGAGAGTTACAAATTCCCTTTACAACCGGGTTGCTTTTGGGAATAGGAGAAACTGAAGATGACTGGTGGCAGACTTTAGCAGCTATTTCTGATTTGCATCAACGCTACCACCATATACAAGAAGTGATTTTGCAACCCCACAGTCCGGGAAGTCAGCAAACCTTTGATGCAGAACCTTTTAACCCACATCAACTACCAGAAGTCATAGCTAAAGCACGGGAAATTTTACCCGCAGATATTACTATTCAAATTCCGCCTAATTTGGTTAAAGATGAAAATTGGTTACTAGCTTGTTTAGATGCAGGTGCTAGAGATTTAGGGGGAATAGGTCCCAAAGATGAAGTTAACCCTGATTATCCTCATTTACAGGAACAGAGATTAAGAAAAATTTTACACCCTGCGGGGTGGGAGTTAGTACCACGTTTGCCTGTCTATCCTCAGTTTCAAAGGAATAGGTGA
- a CDS encoding GNAT family N-acetyltransferase gives MNFTPPEPLASHHFCTDFSCGITSLDDWLKRRAYVNQISGATRTFVICADNQVVGYYALASGAISLQSAVGKFRGNMPDPIPVVILARLAIDSSSQGQGLGRALFRDAALRVLQAADTIGIRGIIVHAISEEVRDFYLALGFNLSPLEPMTLMITLNDLRDAIV, from the coding sequence ATGAATTTCACACCGCCTGAACCCCTAGCGAGTCATCATTTTTGTACTGATTTTTCCTGTGGAATTACTTCTCTTGATGATTGGTTAAAACGTCGAGCTTATGTGAATCAAATCAGTGGTGCAACTAGAACTTTTGTTATTTGTGCGGATAATCAAGTTGTTGGATATTATGCTCTTGCTTCGGGAGCAATTAGTTTACAATCGGCTGTAGGTAAATTTCGGGGAAATATGCCTGACCCTATTCCGGTAGTAATTTTGGCACGATTAGCAATAGATAGTTCTTCTCAGGGTCAAGGTTTAGGACGTGCTTTATTTCGTGATGCTGCTTTACGAGTTCTTCAAGCGGCTGATACCATTGGCATTAGAGGAATTATTGTTCATGCAATTTCTGAAGAAGTTAGGGATTTTTATTTGGCTTTAGGTTTTAATTTGTCTCCCCTCGAACCAATGACATTGATGATTACTCTTAATGATTTACGCGATGCTATTGTTTAG
- a CDS encoding AAA family ATPase, whose amino-acid sequence MTKLISKKQLSRIILKGFKSITDCDIQLSQLNILIGCNGAGKSNFIGFFRMIEQMLDKKLQVFVSRQGGPDSILHFGRKTTEKLEIELYFGNNRYFATLEPTQDNRLMFSQECFGWGDGEWEIGSGYFETQAFTGTGTGIDEYVLPAMKKWQVYHFHDTSDSAYVKQPTPINDNIYLRPDARNLAAFLYLLKNNHSQSYQQIIKTIRLVAPFFDDFLLRPSPHNQDFIELEWFEQGQDLPFKAHLLSDGTLRFICLATVFLQPATLQPETILVDEPELGLHPYAITVLASLMRAASREKQVIVSTQSVELLNEFTAKDVIVVDRKDGKSLLHRLNEDDLQEWLEDYSLGELWKKNIIGGRPSK is encoded by the coding sequence ATGACTAAGTTGATTAGTAAAAAGCAACTATCAAGAATTATTTTGAAAGGATTTAAATCAATTACTGACTGTGACATTCAGCTTTCTCAACTTAATATACTTATTGGCTGTAATGGTGCAGGAAAATCCAATTTTATTGGCTTTTTTCGTATGATTGAGCAGATGCTTGATAAGAAACTGCAAGTTTTTGTCAGTCGTCAAGGTGGACCAGATTCAATATTACATTTTGGTAGAAAAACAACTGAAAAATTGGAAATAGAACTCTATTTTGGCAATAATAGATATTTTGCCACCCTTGAACCTACTCAAGATAACCGTCTGATGTTTTCTCAAGAGTGTTTTGGCTGGGGTGATGGTGAGTGGGAAATAGGTAGTGGTTATTTTGAAACTCAGGCTTTTACTGGTACTGGAACAGGAATTGATGAATATGTATTACCAGCTATGAAAAAATGGCAGGTTTATCATTTTCATGATACCAGTGACAGTGCTTATGTAAAACAACCTACTCCTATTAATGATAATATTTACCTGCGTCCAGATGCTCGTAATTTGGCAGCTTTTTTGTATTTATTAAAGAACAATCATTCTCAATCTTATCAACAAATTATCAAAACAATCCGACTTGTTGCACCTTTTTTTGATGATTTTTTATTGCGTCCTTCTCCACACAATCAGGATTTTATAGAACTAGAATGGTTTGAACAAGGTCAGGATCTTCCTTTTAAAGCTCATTTGCTGTCTGATGGAACGCTGCGTTTTATATGTTTAGCAACGGTATTTTTACAACCTGCTACTTTACAACCAGAAACTATTTTAGTTGATGAACCAGAATTAGGTCTTCATCCTTATGCAATTACTGTTTTAGCATCTTTAATGCGTGCTGCTTCCAGAGAAAAACAAGTAATTGTTTCTACTCAATCTGTGGAATTATTGAATGAATTTACAGCAAAAGATGTGATAGTTGTAGATAGAAAAGATGGTAAATCATTACTGCATAGATTAAATGAGGATGATTTACAAGAGTGGTTAGAAGATTATAGTTTAGGAGAGTTATGGAAAAAGAACATTATTGGAGGTAGACCTTCAAAATGA
- a CDS encoding DUF1778 domain-containing protein: MTNKIKTKTPRNTLNLRIKPEERDLIDMAAKLLGKNRTDFILAAARNAAEETLLERTIFWTTPEAYAEFITLLDAPPQANERLRKTMQTTPPWEQK; encoded by the coding sequence ATGACCAACAAAATAAAAACTAAGACTCCACGCAACACCCTCAACTTACGCATTAAGCCAGAAGAACGTGATTTGATAGATATGGCTGCTAAATTACTAGGTAAAAATAGAACTGATTTTATTTTGGCAGCAGCGCGGAATGCAGCGGAAGAAACTTTATTAGAACGAACTATTTTTTGGACTACTCCAGAAGCTTATGCAGAATTTATTACTTTATTAGACGCACCTCCTCAAGCGAATGAACGTTTACGTAAAACCATGCAAACAACTCCGCCTTGGGAACAGAAATGA
- the crtB gene encoding cyanoexosortase B, which yields MALQQQIKPRNTAQLLNLGILGILLLLYAPILLHWIDGWLHKSISIEHEYFSHGIIGIPFAGYIAWTNRKQWQRLPNITHPVSITLFIIGVIFYLSGVAEWVNLSLPVILAGLCLWFKGIPGLKLQGFPLLLVFLATPTALPYLIAPYTFPLQSFIAGTAAFILNQFGMNVVLDGINLYVGGRIVEVAPYCAGLKMLFTTLYVSLMLLYWTDTLSSRRITCSFLSVAVVISVTANIIRNTLLTFFHGTGQEGAFVWLHDSWGGDLYSAGMLLLLVPLLNWMNSNVSEAPATQSEQEAESV from the coding sequence ATGGCACTCCAGCAACAAATTAAACCCCGCAACACAGCCCAACTTTTAAACTTAGGCATTTTAGGAATTTTGCTCCTGCTTTATGCTCCCATATTGCTGCATTGGATAGATGGTTGGTTACACAAAAGTATCAGTATAGAACATGAATATTTTAGTCACGGTATAATTGGTATACCGTTTGCTGGTTACATAGCTTGGACAAACCGCAAACAGTGGCAACGTCTACCAAATATTACCCATCCTGTCAGCATTACCTTATTCATAATAGGCGTGATTTTTTATCTCAGTGGTGTAGCCGAATGGGTTAATCTTTCCTTGCCGGTGATACTGGCAGGACTATGCTTATGGTTCAAGGGCATACCAGGCTTAAAATTGCAGGGATTTCCCCTTTTGCTAGTATTTTTAGCTACGCCAACAGCATTACCTTACCTAATAGCTCCCTATACATTTCCTCTCCAAAGCTTTATCGCTGGTACAGCAGCCTTCATCCTCAATCAGTTTGGCATGAACGTTGTACTAGATGGAATAAACTTATACGTGGGTGGAAGAATTGTGGAAGTAGCCCCCTATTGTGCAGGTTTGAAAATGTTATTTACTACCCTCTATGTCAGCTTGATGCTACTGTATTGGACAGATACCTTATCTTCACGACGCATAACTTGCAGTTTTTTATCCGTTGCTGTGGTCATCAGTGTGACTGCCAATATCATTCGTAATACTTTATTGACCTTCTTTCATGGTACCGGTCAAGAGGGGGCTTTTGTATGGCTGCATGACAGTTGGGGTGGCGACCTATACTCTGCTGGTATGCTGTTATTACTAGTGCCTTTGCTAAATTGGATGAATAGTAATGTCTCAGAAGCACCAGCAACTCAGTCAGAACAGGAAGCCGAATCAGTATGA
- a CDS encoding polysaccharide biosynthesis/export family protein — MFIVPRYHKRVFKSLFFVTLQVGVGLTISVKSVVAQPVESSEQPQVEFPIPSASSEEKALNTNANEDISPQFNRYLLDTGDSLTVIVQRPPGLYRLGIGDSIGVTVQRFPDLSFQASINPEGNIVVPLLGIVSLQGLSLQEAEAKIRSGLNRYVIDPIIYLSLAGQRPDLSFQAPVNQDGNIIIPQVGQLSVKGLSVEEAQEKISLALSRITSDPVVVSLAQMRPVQVTITGEVFRPGIYSAGSAMPRITDILPLAGGSTLTADLRQVQIRRKLTDGSIVSRNIDLYAALQSGGSPPNLRLQDGDAIIVSRREPGTDDGYDRNLVARSTLAVPQIKVRVLNYAGGGIGTQSLPNGSTFLDVLGSVPLNTANLRDIALVRFDPEKGKAVTQRLDAKKALAGDASQNVALQDNDVTVVGRNLVGKLTNLLSTITQPYFNVQSFIRFFENFGNGLFGGSSK, encoded by the coding sequence ATGTTTATAGTCCCCCGTTATCATAAGCGTGTATTCAAGTCCCTGTTTTTTGTTACTCTCCAGGTTGGTGTTGGTTTAACAATATCTGTGAAATCTGTTGTAGCGCAACCTGTAGAATCTTCAGAACAACCACAAGTAGAATTTCCTATACCTTCAGCTAGTTCTGAGGAAAAAGCTCTTAATACTAATGCAAATGAAGATATTTCTCCTCAATTCAACCGCTATCTTTTAGATACAGGGGATTCGCTTACCGTTATTGTTCAGCGTCCCCCTGGGTTATACCGCTTGGGAATTGGAGATTCTATTGGTGTTACAGTTCAGAGGTTTCCAGACCTAAGTTTTCAAGCCTCGATTAATCCAGAAGGCAATATAGTCGTACCGCTCCTGGGAATAGTGTCTTTGCAAGGTTTGAGTTTGCAAGAAGCAGAGGCAAAAATCCGCTCTGGCTTAAATCGTTATGTTATTGATCCAATCATATATTTATCATTGGCTGGGCAACGTCCTGATTTGAGTTTCCAAGCTCCAGTTAATCAAGATGGTAATATAATTATCCCGCAAGTAGGACAACTTTCTGTCAAAGGCTTGAGTGTGGAAGAAGCTCAGGAAAAAATTAGCTTGGCTCTAAGTCGTATTACTAGTGATCCGGTGGTAGTATCTTTGGCACAGATGCGCCCAGTTCAAGTAACTATTACTGGGGAAGTATTTCGTCCCGGAATTTATTCTGCTGGTTCAGCAATGCCTCGAATTACTGATATTTTGCCCTTAGCTGGTGGTTCAACGTTGACCGCAGACTTACGACAAGTGCAAATACGTCGTAAGTTAACTGATGGTTCCATAGTTTCACGAAATATTGACTTATACGCAGCATTACAAAGTGGTGGTTCACCACCTAACTTACGCTTACAAGATGGGGATGCAATTATTGTATCACGCCGTGAACCTGGTACGGATGACGGTTATGATCGCAACTTGGTGGCACGTTCAACTTTAGCTGTACCCCAGATTAAAGTCCGAGTTTTAAATTATGCAGGAGGAGGAATTGGTACTCAATCGCTTCCGAATGGTAGTACATTTCTAGATGTATTGGGAAGTGTTCCTCTCAATACTGCTAATCTTCGAGATATTGCCTTGGTTCGGTTTGATCCAGAAAAAGGCAAAGCTGTTACTCAAAGACTTGATGCTAAAAAGGCACTTGCTGGTGATGCTTCTCAAAATGTGGCACTTCAAGATAATGATGTGACTGTTGTTGGTAGAAACCTTGTTGGTAAACTTACTAATTTATTGAGTACCATTACCCAACCATATTTTAATGTGCAATCATTTATCCGCTTTTTTGAAAACTTTGGTAATGGCTTATTTGGGGGAAGTTCCAAGTAA